The genomic window TGAAATCTGCTAATGAATCATTAACACGAGTAGTGGTTTATGTTTCCCTTATGGCGCTTTATGTTCTTGGTGGAAGCAAGGTCAATGCGGTAAGCCACATAATCGCTTGCATCGTAATATTTACATTTTTCTGACATTAATTTCCATTTTGTAACTGTTGTGCTGCTTGGTTTTGTTATGGAAAGTTCCATGTCATTCTACAAAGCATCATATAGTTTTTGAATGTGTAACATATAAGGAGTAATCTGTGGCAGAACGATTCCAGAGTTGGTAAGCTTAATTGGTGCACAGACAGTTTAGAGTGGCATGATATAGTGTGATGCACCCAGTTCCAGTTCCTGAATGTCTGACTATGTAGTGAGGTTGCCACTTCCACTATTTGCAGGATGTCTCTGACTTCTCCCTATGGTCAACGCTAGATCAGCTACAGCCTTGAACTCCACAATGGAGCTCAGCCATTTGAATGTATGTACTATGTATAGAGTGAATTCTTAGTGTTTTAGACTATCTTTGGGCTCATATGGCAGTAAGCATATTGCCGTGCTAGACTTTGAAAATGCTTGGATCAAGTTTTATATAGATTACCCGTAATTTTACATCCTTGGTGCCTATTAGCACACCAATATATATCCATttcatcatcaaaatacttCTGAACCACTATATTGATTCTCTTGAGTGCGCTGGCATCATATAGTGGAATTGAATGTGTACCtattggaaaaaagaaaagaaaaacgtCTGAACATTGTTCATTTGTCTTGCTTTGTGGATCACATTTTATGCCTATCTTAggactgcatgcatgcaacaattCGTTTTAATCATTAATATGGTCATTTTAGTACCCCGTTTGTGTTTTGAATTTAATTTGATGCTATCAAGCTTGGACTGACTGGTCAtggaattaagaaaaaaaaaatgatgattcACCATTTCAGGGCAAATTGTCTGTTGGAACAATGGCATCTTTTATTGGTTACACGTTCACGTTAACCTTCGCTGTAAGTAGCAATTCTTGAGAAGTTTTTGTAGTTTCATGTTGCTTTATTGCATATTCAGTTATGTGGCAGAACATATGTTTTAGGTTCAAGGAGCTGTTAATACCCTTGGTGATCTACGCGGAGCGTTCGCTTCTATAGAGAGAATAAATTCTATTCTGTCGGCAAAGGACATTGATGATTCACTTGCATATGGTTTAGCCAAAGAACTTGACAGCAAAGAGCTTGAAGATTCCAATGGTGGAGTGTatgaaaatggccctattaatAAACATTTCATGTCAGCATTGAAATCTTCCAGTAGCTGTAGTAATCTAGCCTGGTCTGGTGACATTCATCTGAAAGGtctgtttgctatttttaatatttttagtaCATGTAGAAGTTCTTTCCgtattatatgtatgcatgtgctaTATTTCACCTTTTGTCTGCGTTATATATCATTGTACAGCTGTGTCATGTTTGAATATCTTTGTAACTTAAATTGTGTCAAGCTCATCATATTTTCGCCATGTCTCACCTTTTGTTCTTTGAAATATATAATTAAGAGGGTATATGTTTTCAGGCAGCATATTCATGATAATCATGGACACAGTTATGATTTTTAATGAAAGCAATTCGATaattttgcttttgattgtatTTCTCTAAATGTGAAGAGTACTAGCAGCATACAACCCCTAATGCACTATTATATGACATTCTTGGATTACTGGCATGCTGAAGAGCTCATGTGATTCTGGCAGACGTCCACTTCTCTTACCCACTGAGATCTGATGTGGAGATCTTAAACGGCCTTGATCTTACAATTGACTGTGGACAAGTCACAGCTCTTGTAGGGTCTAGTGGTGCTGGGAAAAGCACAGTGGTGCAACTTTTAGCACGGTACTACGAGGTACTGCTGCTGTAGTGACACTTATAGTTTTTCATTATTGTAGCAACATTTCAGTGTTCTCTATTTTTGCAGCCAACTCAAGGTTGCATCACCGTGGCAGGGGAAGACATCCGCGTATTTGACAAAAGAGAATGGTCTCGAGTAGTATCTCTAGTGAATCAGGTATACCATTAAAAATTTCCATACCATGTATGATCCTGCTATATCtacaaaattataatatattttgagGATAGAAGTGTTCCTTTTCATTTGCTGTTATGAGATTTGAATAGGAGACATACCTATACTTTCTTAAAGTTTCTGCAGTTAATTTAATGTGtattacaatttacaagacAATTTTTTATTCATTGGTCACAACAAGTGGTTTAGGAGAAACAAATTTAATGGGCTAGCAAGAAACACGCATATAGTAGGGTGTGATGAcatgttatttttttcttaacaagTGTACACAAGCCTAAATATAgaaaaacggagggagtataacTGTTGTAGTAGCATTTAAACCATAATTATTGAAACCGGATCAGGTGTCAACTGGACATTTAGTTCATTGGTTTATTGGTTCAACCGCTGGTTGACTAGTTGGATCGCTGATTAAAACTTAGTGCTCCTTGGTGTATGCTACTAGATGTTAGGAATATCAACTTATATTCATTGGTAGTCTAtgggggcaatatatagagtacgtGAGGGGAAACTCTAGACTAGGAGATTACCATAATATccttgactattatacccttaacatCCCCTTCAAATGCAAGTCATATGCAATAACGTTGCATTTAAAAGAGATGacactaagtaataaacttagacTAATACATCCAAAATATGTCTCTTCAAAACTATCATAGAGTGGAGTCTTGTAATCCTGTTGAATCTAGCCGAAGAAGTACATAGTGAAGCACAAGAGTAGagtcatgatgatgacaacaaaagatgCCCTTGTCAAGAATCACTAAAGCTATGAAAAGACCTAGATGGCACAAGAATGCCCTAGATGAAAAGTAGCAATAGACGACAAACGAAGTCGCCACAAAAGCTATACAAAGACCTAGATGCGTGGTTGCATCAATAACGACAGGGAATAATTAGCTCAACAAAGTTGAATACTTAGCTAATCACAAAAGAAATCGACGAATGGACGAAGGAATATGTGGATTTGCATAGCATAGATGAACTCAAAGCGAGACTGAAACTTGGACATGGACGCAGCGGAATTGTAAAGATTCTAATACGAGACTAAGACACTAGCACAAGCAGTGGTAGGATACTAAAAGCTAAGCAGCAAGCACCGAAGCAAAACCTAGCACAACAGCATGCTACCACACCTAAGACGCAACATCTCACCATAAAATCTCCAAAAGTAGTAGTCCACAACCCAAACGTACAAGATCAGAGCAAGCTATACCACCAGAAAGAGGAGACCAAACGACGGAGAGAAACCATGGGTGTGGATGTGAGTAGGAGCTGATTGGAACAACAACGAGACCGGCAAAGCAACAGAGAATACCTACAATGATGCAAAAAGATTTCCAGCCGACAAGTAGACAAGCCGGTGGAGATGAGCGTGAGGTTGATCGCGTTGCAGATTGGTGATGCTGCAGATGGCAACACGGCAACCCTAGATCGATAGAGAGAACCAGTGATGGTAGCAACCGATGAGAGAGGAGCGTGTTGAAGAATTTCGGCTGGCCGAGGAAGCCGGTCTTGTTCTGATTGGCATGCGTCCACACCTGAGCGAGGACTTGCTGCGGTAGGTTAGCACCTTGGAAGAAGAGATGTGGCGGCAAGGCGGCACGGAGCGGGAGGGCTCCGGTGCGCCAGAGGAGGCGGAGGCAACTGCGAAGCGGGAGAAGCAGACTGTGGGCGGGCGAAGCAGGCTGAAAGAGGCAGGGGTGGCATGGCGAGCCGGATCCGGTGGAGAGCTGTCGAATCGGGCAGTTGGAGTGGTGGAGCGGCTCCAGCGAGGAGCTGTCGAGCCGATTCGAGAGGCGCGCGGACGGCGAGTCTGGCGGCGCAGATAGAACCACGGGTGCCGGAAGGCAGCGTGGGGGTGGGCTGCCTTGGGAGGCCTGATGGCGTCGTGTGGGGGCGGGCGATGGCCAGATCAGGATGACGGAGCGGCGGTGGAACACGACGAACAGGTACTATAGATCAAATTTGGTACTATAACCTAACAAAAAACCGATCTAGATAGGAACAATATAGATCGATGAACAGTATGGCGAGATAGAGAGAGCGCTGACGCAAGAGAATAAAAGATCAGCGATTCTGGCCAGATCAGGACGATGTTGTCGTGTCCCAAAACAAAACCTAATTCTAATACCGTGTTAGAAATAGCAACATGTATTCAATGATAGCGTATGAAGACAATATATAGAAGACTATATAGAAGACATGAGAGGAAACCCTAGACTAGGAGATTACCATAATACTcttgactattatacccttaacactAGAAACAAGGCCGATTAGTCAGTAGTTTGCACAACTACCCTTGAGCCCAGGTCGTGTGTTCGAGTGCCGTGCTCTCCAAATTTCTAACATTTATTGTATACATTGCCTCTAGACGGTTCGAATGTACCCTGCTTTTTTAGGTGGTTTCTGAGAATCAGGTAGGTTCAACTGCTTTTGTCCAGTTTGAAGCTCCATTGGTGTGCACAATCACCATATACTTCAACTACAGTTCAACCATACTCGGGTTAGGTAGTTTCTAGAAAATATGCCCAGTTCACTTTTTGTTTGGTTCAAAGCGGTCCCTAGCATGGACGATCCAGTAGCTTAGTTGAACTAGGTACAAGTTTTGTTTTTTCCCCATTGAACTACTGGGCCAGTCTAGTTTTGGCAACTTCGATTTGaacaattgattttttttctatgcaAGCATGCCTTAATTACTGAGAATAAGGGCACAAAAATATGTTGTGTTTTACTATTACTGTATACAAATGTATATTGTTTTGTACAAGGTGAAGTCAAACTTTCAAACTGACTATTGATATGAGCAAATATATCTTGGTTGACCTAGTGAAAGTGTTATGGGTAGGGTTAGAGAGCTGAGGGAGGAGTGGGGGGAGGTCCCTGATCCTTTATGTCGGCAATCTAATCAAATAACTAAAGTTAACAAACATAAACTCTCCTAACTTAATGCGCAAGGGAAACTGTTCTCTTGTTAGCTTTGCGGTGGCTCCACGTGGTTGGGTGTTCATGCCCACCCCTGGCGCTACGGTTTTAGTGAGGGCCCACCATAGCAAAAAGTAACACCAATCAGTTCGTTATCAAATACACTTTTATTATACTATATTTTGACTGTTCTGACTTACATTTTATCATAGAaattagtagtcaaagttgCCTCATTGGCCATGCCATGCTCGAGaacatttatttatatatgGAGTAGTTATTTATTTTAAGTAGTACTTATTATTCTAagaagtgtgtgtgtgtgtgtgtgtgtgtgtttttttttttttttggtatgaAGGACCCAGTCCTATTCTCCGTATCTGTTGGAGAAAATATTGCTTACGGTCTCCCAGATGACGTTGTCTCCAAGGATGATATAATAAAAGCTGCTAAAGCTGCCAATGCTCACGAATTCATCATCTCTCTTCCACAGGTTGGGAAAGTCTGTTATAGGTTTTAGCCTATCATTGATTGGCACTAGTTATCTCAAAATCATAAGCGAACATCCTTGTTTCATTGCAATTTAGGGGTATGACACTCTTGTtggtgaacgaggtgatctCCTAAGTGGGGGACAAAGACAGGTAATCTGCTACATTAATTTCCTAATTATTCTATTAACAAGTACTGTAAACTCTAATTTTGTTGCTTTGTAGAGAATTGCAATTGCACGAGCccttctgaaaaatgctccTATTCTAATACTTGACGAGGTATCTCTTTCTTACTATTGAACTGGCTTTGTTGTGTTCATACTTTCAAACATAGCATCTAGATTTGGTGCAAACTTAATTTTAAAGAGGAGAAAAAGGTGAACCTAGGAAGGTTGTGATGATGCACTCACCTTATTGTTCAATCCATAAAATGGATCAATTGATGTGGCAAAGGAGATAATAAAGATAAAGTATAACTATGGCCTGTCATTGCCCAAGCTTGGGTGGAACATAGTCATTCAATTGGTAGGGCTGCCAACAAACTTATCTTGACGGAGCTCAGTGTCTGGGCTCATATTAAGTTTACTAAAGCTAGATCATCGCTCGAGCTAACTGTGTAGAATCACTGAGGTAAGTCGTGTCAAACATGGCAAAGGATATTAGGAAGGACCCAACCTGTGTGGAATGGGGATTAATAATCATGTCACATGCTACCAAATCAACACATGatgtggtaaaaaaaaaaatcattgctCCAATACAGGATGCTTCCAAAAATAATCACAACACATGATTATGGGAGCCAAATTTTTGGAGAACTGAGACTTATGATACGATAAATATTCCTCAGGCAAATAAACCTGATATGCTTTTCTCTCTGTAAACAACGAaggaaaaagacaaaaaaagcaATCTGGTAGTCCATGAACCTTGCATGCTAAGATTGAGATAGAAGCAAAGCTGGATTATTCCTGTCCCTGAGGAACAATGAGACCACAATGGTTGCCCACTTTACTACGCCTTGCCATGTGTGCAAGCGGCTGCTTGGGCTTTGGCACAATCTGTAAGTGATGATCTAGTACTTTTAGAGAAAGGGTTCTGGGTGTCCTGCCATGGTTTTATTGTGCGAACAGAGGGGAATGGTAAGGAAATATGTTGAGAAGTTAAGGCTAGCTAGTTTTATATTGATTTGGTCGTTTGGTGTATGGACTGAGTGAACTCAAAATCATGAACAAAAACTAAGTTAAGCTGGTCGAGGTGGTCGGTGATCATCAAAATAATTCTTTGGCCGGGCTAAAATTCCAGTGATCTCAAGTGGCAAGTGTCGCCTTTTAACTTTTTACAGCACTGTATACGGATGTGGGCCATGCACCTATATTTATGTTGACAAATGTAGTGTAGATCAGCCTTAATCTTTTAAAAGGTCCAAAACGATAAATTAAGGAGCTAATAGTAATAGCACGTATTGATTGTAGGTCCTCTTTCTCATTCACTGGTCACTGCCAATAGGTCGGGCCTATCATTAGTCGATGATTAGCTTTGTATTCACTCAAGGAACGAATGCTTTTTGCAGGCTACCAGTGCACTGGACGCAACAAGCGAACGGCTCGTGCAGGAGGCTCTCAATCACTTGATGAAGGGAAGGACATCTCTGGTGATTGCACACAGGTTGAGCACTGTGCAGAATGCGCATCGAATTGCTGTTTGCTCGGAGGGCAAGATAACTGAACTGGGGACACACACCGAGCTGGTTGCCAAGGGAGGCAGTTACGCATCACTTGTCGGGACACAGAGGCTTGCGTTCGAGTAAGACTCTGCTAACTTAGCAACAGTGCTATCGCACTAAAGTGTGTTACTGGTACCCTTGATTGCAGAAAGATGAGTTTGTAACATCCTAAAATCTCAGCAATgttgaaattaaaaaaatgatttaaaggaaatcaaatccaaataaaatttgGAAACATTTTTCCTCTCGCTCTTGCAGCACACGCACATGCGCCCGAGCTTGCCAGCTGTTCGCCTTGTCGCTGAGTCGTGACAATGCTGCCTGCCTAACCCTTGTTACTCGTCTAACCCTTGTCATGTACCGACGATGAAGTTGTCGTCTATATTGTTGTCTCGTCGCTCTTTTATTCTGGCACTGTGCGATGACAACATCTAAGAACCTTGCTGGGCCGGGCACGCACATGAAGAAAAGGCTGCCAGCTGTTGTGTTGCTTTTTTTCACCCATGCTACATGCTTCCAAAGCCGCTATGTCACCCTGTCCTGTTGATGTTAACAAGCCACCTCGTGTTGTACCGCACACGGAGCTTTGCTTTTGGACACTATCGTCAGTCAATGTAGCCCTCGCTCGGTCGCTCGCCCTTTGCACCTCACTGCCACTCGTCGAGGCAAGCTCCAACGTccacttctctctctttctctctcacatTGTTTTCTCCTCTTACGACAGTTGTCGTCGATCCGTCACCAAAGACCATCGCCGACCAATTAGGCCCCACGGTGAGCTTCACCTGACCAACCTTTACCTCCCTCGCCTCTCTGCtaacccctccccctctttccTGAGCTACAATGGCCACCGGCTTCCATCTCCATTGCTTGCCGCCGATGGTGCCTCACCGGCCAAGTCGAGCGCGAAGATCCTTCTCTCACACCCCACGCACATTCCAGGTGCCAAAAAACTCTACCCAAATCATCTCTCCATGTTTTCCCCTTGTCGGCTGCCGTCGCTTCCAACTCCGGTGAGCGATTGGTATTGTTCCGGCCGCGACCCGTCAAAACTGGTGCTAGTCCAAATGAACAGtaaccttttttctttttccagatttaaatTTTGGAAGCTCGTTTCTCCTCTGTTTCagctccgttttcgacgattctttcgctaatattcatctaaatttaagccctatccattctcatcaatttcatatttttgggaGTTTACTTATGTTTTtgtatgtatttattttgttgttgtttgccATGTATTAGAGACCGGAGCGtttgaagaagaggaggagccaGGAGCGCAGGACTTCGAGCAGGATCCTCTCGAGGACATTAGCGGTGGCAAATCTTAATCTATTTTCCCttgttgatcatattgaacccagtttTATCACCACAATCCATATCAGCCATCTTCCACATGacataatttgaattgttgatttaGTTATGCCCTATTTTAGATTAGCCAACCTGAATGCTTTTGACTTGAATATAACCTTGGTAACCCTAGGACATTCATCTCGGCAACTTTAATTATGATAAGACAGACATcttgttactagtatgcttaggactgTGTACTTCACTATCATTTCATCTTTAATCATAATTAGTTTTGTGAAATGTATGAACTTGGTGCCTTGGCATTGTGTGAGTTATCGGGATGGGAAGACTTACCGAATAATTACGAACAGAAGAGAACTTGTTAGAGCAGGGGTGATGcatgtttgcccgatcttctaaaaggtaatatgataagtcgattggtgagcttcgatattgatgatccaaaggcttcgaacaGAATAGAtggagaaccctcgcaaccacttcaccactactctgtggttatcaaccgtgctaagacgtg from Phragmites australis chromosome 14, lpPhrAust1.1, whole genome shotgun sequence includes these protein-coding regions:
- the LOC133890467 gene encoding ABC transporter B family member 28, whose amino-acid sequence is MAISTWSARLLLLPVSSRAIPTLIPNPSRLPSCRRLHALRLGRPRPPRAYISAPAPGPEAAYAPPSLDAAAAAADVAAAICSSSDAVTWAGVWALLSQHKARIVVSLAALLACTTCTLSMPLFSGRFFETLIGRGNEPLWRLLSKIAVLYTLEPIFTIIFVINMTVIWEKVMARLRSQIFRRILIQKMVFFDRHKVGELTGLLTSDLGSLKSVVSDNISRDRGLRALSEITGTLCILFTLSTELAPVLGLLMVSVSMLVALFKRSTVPTFKSYGIVQARISDCASETFSAIRTVRSFGGEKRQISLFDNLVRVYQNSGTKLGVLKSANESLTRVVVYVSLMALYVLGGSKVNAGKLSVGTMASFIGYTFTLTFAVQGAVNTLGDLRGAFASIERINSILSAKDIDDSLAYGLAKELDSKELEDSNGGVYENGPINKHFMSALKSSSSCSNLAWSGDIHLKDVHFSYPLRSDVEILNGLDLTIDCGQVTALVGSSGAGKSTVVQLLARYYEPTQGCITVAGEDIRVFDKREWSRVVSLVNQDPVLFSVSVGENIAYGLPDDVVSKDDIIKAAKAANAHEFIISLPQGYDTLVGERGDLLSGGQRQRIAIARALLKNAPILILDEATSALDATSERLVQEALNHLMKGRTSLVIAHRLSTVQNAHRIAVCSEGKITELGTHTELVAKGGSYASLVGTQRLAFE